In Bradysia coprophila strain Holo2 unplaced genomic scaffold, BU_Bcop_v1 contig_350, whole genome shotgun sequence, a genomic segment contains:
- the LOC119081013 gene encoding UDP-glucosyltransferase 2-like has protein sequence MKVEYLTILFVLLSGMSYGSRILIYYPTIGISHVLPVQALAKSLAERNHEITFISPFPLSKPMNNYRDIKLQYNDSATSAFISEVTKNPKNVSMFQMMSKMPELIFNLGNDTLQSYEVRKLMREEQFDLVIVGFFFTDFGLGLADHFKCPSIVFSHAGSFWTLNKMVGNPLSVSAVPSSFVRGEMTSFVNRLKTFFLTIVEMTMAEYMKYRSKQVYDYNFPKSEGYISYEEAHNNVSLVFMNSHFSSGTVRPILPNMVEVGGLQVKTKNEPLPEKLQTFLDDAKDGAILFTLGSNSKSTYLPQKTLNILLKVFSTLKQRIVMKWESEVLEGKPENVFVGTWLPQDDILAHPNIKLFISHCGLGGVVEAKHHGVPVLGLPVYGDQPKNAEIVVNEGWGISLDLMELTEVTLKDSISTILNTPTYSEIAKRLSTLTRDRPLNPQETAVYWVEYVLRHRGAPHMHYNGADLNFFQYNSFDIIGFLILMLWIGTKIIKLLIGLCFRKKVSTDKQQKKIKRN, from the exons atgaaagttgAATATTTGACAATTCTATTTGTGCTGTTAAGTGGCATGAGCTACGGCTCGCGAATATTGATTTACTATCCAACGATCGGCATTTCGCATGTTCTACCGGTGCAGGCGTTAGCTAAAAGTCTGGCTGAACGAAACCATGAGATAACTTTCATCTCCCCATTTCCGCTCAGTAAACCTATGAACAACTATCGAGACATTAAGTTACAGTACAACGATTCGGCGACGTCTGCCTTCATAAGCGAGGTAACAAAAAACCCGAAAAATGTCTCGATGTTCCAGATGATGTCGAAGATGCcagaattgatttttaatcTTGGAAACGATACACTGCAATCGTATGAGGTACGCAAGTTGATGAGAGAAGAACAATTCGACTTGGTGATCGTTGGCTtctttttcactgattttggACTCGGACTTGCCGACCACTTTAAATGTCCGAGTATTGTGTTCAGTCACGCTGGAAGTTTCTGGACATTGAATAAAATGGTTGGTAATCCACTATCAGTGTCTGCTGTTCCTAGTTCATTTGTTCGTGGCGAAATGACCAGTTTTGTAAATAGACTGAAAACCTTTTTCTTAACTATTGTGGAAATGACAATGGCTGAATACATGAAGTACCGTTCCAAGCAAGTCTATGA CTACAACTTCCCGAAAAGTGAAGGATATATCAGCTATGAGGAGGCACACAACAACGTCTCACTTGTGTTTATGAATTCACATTTCAGCAGTGGTACGGTACGACCAATTCTACCGAACATGGTTGAAGTCGGTGGATTACAAGTTAAAACTAAAAACGAACCCCTTCCCGAA AAACTACAGACATTCCTTGACGATGCAAAAGACGGTGCGATCTTGTTTACACTCGGATCTAATTCAAAAAGCACCTACCTGCCACAGAAGACTCTCAACATACTTCTAAAAGTGTTTTCTACACTGAAGCAAAGGATTGTTATGAAATGGGAATCGGAAGTTCTGGAAGGAAAACCTGAAAACGTTTTCGTTGGCACTTGGCTACCTCAAGATGACATTCTCGCCCATCCGAatataaaactttttatttcccATTGTGGTTTAGGTGGTGTCGTTGAGGCGAAGCACCATGGAGTGCCTGTGCTGGGCCTACCAGTTTATGGTGATCAGCCTAAAAATGCTGAGATTGTTGTTAACGAGGGCTGGGGTATTTCATTGGATTTAATGGAATTAACTGAGGTTACCTTAAAAGACTCGATCAGCACTATTTTGAACACTCCGAC TTATTCGGAAATTGCAAAGAGGTTGTCCACTCTTACCAGAGATCGTCCATTAAATCCTCAAGAAACAGCAGTGTATTGGGTTGAGTACGTTCTGCGACATCGAGGTGCACCTCACATGCATTACAACGGTGCTGACTTGAATTTCTTCCAATATAATTCGTTCGATATCATCGGATTTTTGATATTGATGTTGTGGATTGGAACTAAAATTATTAAACTTCTTATTGGACTTTGTTTCCGAAAAAAAGTGTCGACTgataaacaacaaaagaaaataaagagaaactaa
- the LOC119081023 gene encoding uncharacterized protein LOC119081023, which translates to MFQLRKCSHINLLLVAFILTSFNIRWINGQGSSLTRSTEYRDDGGGEILAPRSPQLNPHEPSCEELRAMWRYSKRQSRAAEITNEIPTYRDPFAYNVWDPYYPTTRSGGGVRINSRYRDATRPVFGRILHKEPLLRLRDLTDRSRTFGDISRLYGAESRQAASQYDQPRRRVQFRFSGSSANQNALTPQKGSFQRLKELVWTERARELAQQRKAEEMAARAAVLKEIANGHGYGPQRTDAEPIIREGYDTDVLPPSSSSISSSKAVIDERMAENAKSSYQHYNDNSWLSSSSNLMRPSYTRERNRSKLRHGFPDTYYSGSRRDKPSSYASSEEE; encoded by the exons tGTTCACATATCAATTTACTTTTGGTCGCGTTTATTTTGACGTCATTCAATATTCGATGGATAAATGGACAAGGTTCGTCGTTAACACGGTCCACAGAATACCGAGATGACGGTGGAGGTGAAATTCTAGCCCCCCGGTCTCCACAACTAAATCCACATGAACCGAGCTGTGAGGAATTACGAGCAATGTGGAG atatTCAAAACGACAGTCTCGCGCAGCCGAAATAACGAATGAAATACCCACATATCGCGACCCATTCGCATATAACGTTTGGGATCCCTATTATCCGACAACACGAAGTGGTGGAGG AGTGCGAATAAATTCACGATACCGTGACGCTACAAGGCCAGTCTTCGGTCGAATTCTACACAAAGAGCCGTTATTGCGTCTACGTGATTTGACAGACCGTAGTCGAACATTCGGCGACATATCACGGTTATACGGTGCGGAGAGCCGTCAAGCAGCTTCACAATATGATCAGCCGCGACGACGGGTACAGTTTCGATTTTCGGGCTCATCAGCCAATCAAAATGCATTAACGCCGCAAAAGGGCAGTTTTCAACGTTTGAAAGAATTGGTTTGGACCGAAAGAGCACGTGAGCTGGCACAACAGCGCAAGGCTGAAGAGATGGCTGCTCGAGCGGCTGTACTAAAAGAAATCGCAAACGGACATGG CTACGGACCGCAACGCACTGATGCAGAGCCAATAATCAGAGAGGGCTACGATACCGATGTCCTTCCACCATCCTCATCATCAATATCCTCATCGAAAGCTGTCATAGATGAGCGAATGGCAGAAAATGCCAAAAGTAGTTACCAACATTACAATGACAATTCGTGGTTATCTTCATCGTCAAATCTTATGAGGCCATCATACACACGTGAACGAAATCGTTCGAAGCTGAGACAC GGCTTTCCTGATACGTATTACAGTGGCTCACGCCGTGATAAACCATCTAGCTATGCATCATCCGAGGAAGAATAA